In Thermoplasmata archaeon, a single genomic region encodes these proteins:
- a CDS encoding prefoldin subunit beta: MVELNLSPYLQEKLKQAQNLQQQLESTLAQKYQYDIKIKELAKTIEELSKIKDDSKIYKNVGAILIEVKDRAILLKELQDEKETLEVKSKTMEKQQKFLEDKYKDIQAEFAKAYGQKSESS, encoded by the coding sequence ACTTAATTTAAGCCCTTACTTACAAGAAAAATTGAAGCAGGCTCAAAATTTACAGCAGCAATTAGAAAGTACGTTGGCGCAGAAGTATCAGTATGACATAAAAATAAAAGAGCTTGCAAAGACAATTGAAGAATTAAGCAAGATAAAAGATGATTCCAAGATATACAAGAATGTGGGAGCTATCCTTATAGAAGTGAAAGACAGAGCAATATTATTGAAAGAATTGCAGGATGAAAAAGAGACTCTTGAAGTAAAATCAAAAACAATGGAAAAGCAGCAAAAATTTTTAGAGGATAAATACAAAGATATTCAGGCTGAGTTTGCCAAGGCATATGGCCAGAAATCAGAGAGCAGTTAA
- a CDS encoding winged helix-turn-helix transcriptional regulator, protein MKLDDIDLKILSLLIEDSRISHRKIAKKINISTPTVSSKIKILERLELIKKYTTELDFIKLGNYKDLFIIECDPKKLKSFLDKLSGLENVRKILNAESNVIIVTYVYKNIEKLHEFLEILSQEMVNYKRYSILSEHKSENETMLEKDTMLKIKCYYCKGDIKGEPVIAKVGGENKYFCCNVCKSEYLKKIERLTAL, encoded by the coding sequence ATGAAGCTAGATGACATCGATTTAAAAATTCTGTCTTTGCTTATCGAGGATTCCAGAATATCGCACAGAAAAATCGCAAAAAAAATTAATATTAGCACTCCTACCGTAAGTTCAAAAATTAAAATTCTTGAACGGTTAGAATTGATCAAGAAATATACTACCGAATTGGATTTTATTAAACTTGGGAACTACAAAGACCTTTTCATAATAGAATGTGACCCTAAAAAATTAAAGAGTTTCCTAGATAAGCTTTCAGGCCTCGAAAATGTAAGAAAAATTCTCAATGCAGAATCGAATGTAATAATAGTCACATACGTCTACAAAAATATCGAGAAGTTACATGAGTTTTTAGAGATTCTTTCTCAGGAGATGGTGAACTATAAACGATATTCAATACTTTCTGAACATAAATCAGAAAATGAGACTATGCTTGAAAAAGACACAATGTTAAAGATCAAGTGTTATTATTGCAAGGGGGATATCAAGGGAGAACCTGTAATTGCAAAAGTTGGAGGAGAAAACAAATATTTTTGCTGCAATGTCTGCAAGTCAGAATACCTGAAAAAAATAGAGAGATTAACTGCTCTCTGA